In Candidatus Atribacteria bacterium ADurb.Bin276, the following are encoded in one genomic region:
- the algA gene encoding Alginate biosynthesis protein AlgA, with product MVRKDRKSSTTKSDISQQFSKKSSDEVETARFLSNGLFITEKKSTSSTPIYLKENEKSNLSVCLENEVNLKNKNGFSEDSAQKEPAQIEKPWGYYAIIDQGPHYKVKKIVVYPGYRLSLQMHYHRNEYWLIVKGEALVTVGDQTFFLDPNQSTYIPMQTFHRVENRGNELLEIIEVQNGNCISEEDIIRIEDDFNRSEII from the coding sequence ATGGTTCGTAAAGATAGGAAATCTTCAACTACAAAGAGTGATATAAGCCAACAGTTTAGTAAAAAAAGCTCGGATGAGGTTGAAACTGCTCGCTTTTTATCAAATGGCCTCTTTATAACTGAAAAAAAATCAACATCTTCTACTCCGATCTATCTAAAAGAAAACGAAAAAAGTAATTTATCAGTTTGTCTTGAAAATGAAGTAAACCTGAAAAATAAAAATGGATTTTCTGAAGACTCGGCACAAAAAGAACCGGCTCAAATCGAAAAACCCTGGGGATATTATGCCATTATCGATCAGGGACCTCATTACAAGGTTAAAAAAATTGTTGTTTATCCTGGTTACCGTTTAAGCCTACAAATGCACTACCATCGCAATGAATACTGGTTGATAGTCAAAGGAGAAGCATTGGTCACCGTTGGAGATCAAACCTTCTTTTTAGATCCGAATCAGAGCACTTATATTCCCATGCAGACGTTTCACCGAGTAGAAAATCGAGGTAATGAACTTTTGGAAATAATTGAAGTTCAAAACGGCAATTGTATCTCCGAAGAAGATATTATTCGGATTGAAGATGATTTTAACCGGAGTGAAATTATTTAG
- the rfbM gene encoding Mannose-1-phosphate guanylyltransferase RfbM, producing the protein MPIALIMAGGKGERLWPLSTSKKPKQFTALMNKTFFQMTVDRVLPLVGEDGIYVVTQENFKSEILKEVPFLLEKNIIFEPVGRNTAPCIGLGALTIARENPNEVMIVIPSDHLIFDEERFREIISFACEVGMKDYLITIGIAPTEAHTGYGYIHYGDEKFCKQDIKACQVLRFIEKPDIKKANYYFSNPSYLWNSGIFIWKAQTILEEITTHMPDLFQGLNIIQHYWGTPELETMKSQVFNTLPSISIDYGIMEKSERVLVIPASFQWNDIGSWLALEKVFSQDKSKNLSIGPNFSLQSQNNIIYSQKPIITFGVDDLIIVETKNAVLVMPKNHDQKIKELIQELKTSEQFRHLT; encoded by the coding sequence ATGCCAATTGCCCTTATAATGGCTGGTGGAAAAGGTGAGCGTCTCTGGCCGTTAAGTACCTCAAAAAAACCAAAACAATTTACAGCTTTAATGAACAAAACATTTTTTCAAATGACTGTTGACCGAGTTCTTCCTTTAGTGGGGGAGGATGGTATTTACGTGGTAACCCAGGAAAATTTTAAATCCGAAATCTTAAAGGAAGTTCCTTTTTTGTTAGAAAAAAATATCATATTTGAACCAGTTGGGAGAAATACTGCTCCCTGCATTGGATTAGGTGCACTCACAATAGCTCGTGAAAACCCCAACGAAGTCATGATTGTAATTCCGTCTGATCACCTGATTTTTGATGAAGAACGATTTCGTGAAATTATTAGTTTTGCTTGTGAAGTCGGGATGAAAGATTATCTGATTACTATAGGAATAGCGCCAACTGAAGCCCACACTGGTTACGGTTATATTCATTATGGGGATGAAAAATTTTGCAAACAAGATATAAAAGCCTGTCAGGTGCTTAGATTTATTGAGAAGCCGGATATTAAAAAAGCAAATTACTATTTTTCCAACCCTTCCTATCTCTGGAATAGTGGAATATTTATTTGGAAAGCTCAAACCATTTTAGAAGAAATAACAACCCATATGCCCGATCTTTTTCAGGGACTTAATATCATCCAACACTATTGGGGAACACCAGAACTAGAAACCATGAAATCTCAGGTATTCAATACACTTCCATCGATTTCCATCGATTACGGTATTATGGAGAAATCAGAGAGAGTATTAGTTATCCCAGCTTCTTTCCAGTGGAACGATATTGGTTCCTGGTTGGCATTAGAAAAAGTATTCTCTCAGGATAAATCAAAAAACCTATCCATTGGCCCCAATTTTAGCCTACAGAGTCAAAATAATATTATCTATTCCCAAAAACCAATTATAACCTTTGGAGTGGATGACCTGATTATTGTTGAAACTAAAAATGCTGTATTGGTGATGCCTAAAAACCATGACCAAAAGATTAAAGAATTAATACAGGAACTTAAAACCAGTGAACAGTTCAGGCATCTTACCTAA
- a CDS encoding Beta-monoglucosyldiacylglycerol synthase: MTSKPIGEILIEKNLITKEQLAQALELQKETGSLLGEILISLGSITPIQLYQVITQQGPFEYTGENLHLLAQEIDPKLFLFFNSQDFFQYSFFPYRYDHEELEILTPNPNNVSLRHFLEDKFPGKKLIIKLITPYELDWLAHIFFKDKFLQEATSGLFYRSPEESAMRVFTPVQWISLGALCALILIGVFTLPRLTILILLGLANLFYAISVIFRFVLSSSGAKLDTNSSLFKKNEPQLRPNDLPTYSILLPLYHEPPNVIRQLTTAIQNLDYPPEKLDVIFLIEEDDQDTLIHCKAEKPPYNVRFVIVPEGMPKTKPRACNFGLAFARGEFLTIYDAEDIPERDQLKKAVACFRSSPPDIMCFQNALNFYNAEQNILTRLFTLEYSYWFDYLLPGLYLNHLPIPLGGTSNHFRTKILRDLGGWDPYNVTEDADLGMRASYRGYRVGILPSTTFEEANSRVKNWIRQRSRWLKGYLQTFLVHNRHPFQVVRNSGWKGWFTLQVFIGGTTLGQAFSLILWILFFIWLFNRGEFLQSYFSGPILYLGVFNLIVGNFLGIYLSMLAVFRRGIDRLIFYSLLNPLYWWLTSIAAWKGIFQLFTRPFFWEKTIHGLQIKEK, translated from the coding sequence ATGACCAGTAAACCCATAGGTGAAATATTAATTGAAAAAAATTTAATAACCAAAGAACAGTTAGCTCAGGCTCTTGAACTCCAAAAGGAAACTGGAAGTCTTTTGGGAGAAATTCTTATTTCTCTTGGTTCTATAACTCCAATACAGCTCTATCAGGTTATCACCCAACAAGGTCCTTTTGAATACACCGGTGAAAATCTCCATCTTCTCGCCCAAGAAATTGACCCTAAGCTGTTCTTGTTTTTCAATTCCCAAGATTTTTTTCAATATTCCTTTTTTCCCTACCGCTACGATCATGAAGAATTAGAAATCTTGACCCCCAATCCCAACAATGTATCGCTTCGACATTTTTTAGAAGATAAATTTCCGGGAAAAAAGCTCATTATTAAATTAATTACACCCTACGAGTTGGATTGGCTAGCCCATATCTTTTTTAAAGATAAATTCTTACAGGAAGCTACCTCTGGTCTTTTTTATCGTTCTCCAGAGGAATCAGCTATGAGAGTTTTTACTCCCGTTCAATGGATCAGTTTAGGCGCTTTATGTGCTCTTATCTTAATTGGTGTTTTTACTCTCCCTCGCTTAACCATCCTTATTTTATTGGGTTTAGCTAATCTTTTTTATGCAATCAGTGTAATATTTCGGTTTGTACTAAGCTCTTCCGGAGCAAAACTCGACACAAATAGCTCATTATTTAAAAAAAATGAGCCTCAGCTTCGTCCCAACGATCTCCCCACATACAGCATTTTATTGCCTCTTTACCACGAACCTCCAAACGTGATTCGTCAACTGACAACTGCTATTCAAAACCTTGATTATCCTCCGGAAAAACTCGACGTTATATTCCTTATCGAAGAAGACGATCAAGACACTTTGATTCACTGCAAAGCTGAAAAACCGCCTTATAATGTTCGCTTTGTTATTGTTCCCGAAGGAATGCCTAAGACCAAACCGCGAGCTTGTAATTTTGGCCTGGCTTTTGCTCGAGGTGAATTTCTCACCATTTATGACGCCGAAGATATCCCCGAAAGAGATCAGCTCAAAAAAGCGGTGGCTTGTTTTCGTTCATCACCACCGGATATTATGTGTTTTCAAAACGCTCTTAATTTTTATAATGCCGAACAGAATATCCTCACCCGTTTATTCACTCTGGAATATTCCTACTGGTTTGATTACCTCCTTCCTGGTCTTTATTTGAACCATTTACCCATACCTCTTGGCGGAACATCCAATCATTTCCGTACCAAGATTCTGCGAGATTTAGGAGGATGGGATCCGTATAATGTCACTGAAGATGCTGACTTAGGAATGAGAGCCAGCTATCGAGGCTATCGGGTCGGTATTCTTCCCTCTACCACTTTTGAAGAAGCCAATAGCCGGGTAAAAAATTGGATTCGTCAACGTTCGCGATGGTTGAAAGGATATCTGCAAACTTTTTTAGTTCATAATCGCCATCCTTTTCAGGTCGTCAGGAATTCCGGTTGGAAAGGATGGTTTACTCTCCAGGTATTTATCGGTGGAACCACGCTTGGACAGGCATTTTCCCTTATTTTATGGATTCTCTTTTTTATTTGGCTTTTCAATCGGGGCGAATTTTTGCAAAGCTATTTTTCAGGCCCTATCTTATACTTGGGGGTTTTTAACCTCATCGTTGGTAACTTTTTAGGAATTTATCTGAGCATGTTGGCAGTTTTCAGACGAGGAATAGACAGGCTCATTTTTTATTCGCTCTTAAATCCTTTGTATTGGTGGCTTACCAGTATTGCTGCTTGGAAAGGCATCTTTCAACTTTTTACCCGTCCCTTTTTCTGGGAAAAAACTATTCATGGATTACAGATCAAGGAAAAATAG
- the macB_2 gene encoding Macrolide export ATP-binding/permease protein MacB produces MVSELTKIYRTGSVEVIALKDVSFQVNKDEFIAIMGPSGSGKSTLMYILGCLDRATRGSYYFEGQEVSRLKENTLAIIRNKKIGFVFQTYNLLPRLNAFQNVELPLIYAGISGSQRKIIVKNALIQVGLEDRIFHRPNQLSGGESQRVGIARALVNDPTILLADEPTGNLDSKSGEEVMQIFQNLNDQGKMIILVTHEREIAQHTKRILHFLDGKLVGDEPVENPLRASDQLKQISTSVLC; encoded by the coding sequence ATGGTTTCAGAATTAACTAAGATATATCGAACTGGATCAGTTGAGGTCATTGCTCTAAAAGATGTAAGTTTCCAAGTTAATAAAGATGAATTTATTGCGATAATGGGACCATCTGGTTCAGGAAAATCAACCTTGATGTATATTCTTGGGTGTTTAGATCGAGCAACCAGAGGAAGTTATTATTTTGAAGGCCAAGAAGTATCCCGATTAAAAGAAAATACTTTAGCTATCATACGAAATAAAAAAATTGGATTCGTTTTTCAGACCTATAACCTACTACCTCGCCTCAATGCTTTTCAGAATGTTGAGCTCCCATTAATCTATGCTGGAATCTCCGGTTCACAAAGGAAAATAATTGTTAAAAATGCACTTATCCAAGTTGGGTTGGAAGACCGGATATTCCATCGACCAAATCAACTTTCAGGTGGGGAATCTCAACGGGTAGGCATTGCTCGAGCACTGGTAAATGACCCAACTATTCTATTGGCGGATGAACCGACTGGGAATCTCGATAGTAAATCAGGCGAAGAAGTGATGCAAATTTTTCAGAACTTGAACGATCAAGGGAAAATGATTATTTTAGTTACTCACGAAAGAGAAATCGCACAACATACTAAGCGAATCCTTCATTTTCTTGACGGTAAGTTGGTTGGGGATGAACCAGTCGAAAATCCACTCCGTGCTAGTGACCAATTAAAGCAGATATCAACATCTGTCTTATGTTAG
- a CDS encoding FMN-binding domain protein: MKKWKKWLLIIGIIVGVFIIGMFYYAMAGMQEIKEMVITDIDLSQVKDGVYTGEFKGNRWSNTVEVSVEGHKITEVKILDDFGIPIPEISKKLIESIKEKQSLNVDAISQATINTKAYLKSIENALKKGME, translated from the coding sequence ATGAAAAAATGGAAGAAATGGTTGCTTATAATCGGTATTATAGTTGGTGTCTTTATTATCGGGATGTTTTATTATGCTATGGCTGGCATGCAAGAGATAAAAGAAATGGTGATAACTGATATTGATTTATCTCAAGTTAAGGACGGAGTATATACTGGTGAGTTTAAAGGAAATAGATGGTCTAACACTGTAGAGGTGTCAGTGGAAGGTCATAAAATAACTGAAGTAAAAATTCTTGATGATTTTGGGATCCCAATACCCGAAATTTCAAAAAAATTGATAGAGAGTATAAAAGAAAAGCAAAGTTTAAATGTTGATGCTATCTCCCAGGCAACTATCAACACTAAAGCTTATTTAAAGTCAATAGAAAACGCTCTCAAAAAAGGGATGGAATAG
- the rip3 gene encoding putative zinc metalloprotease Rip3, which yields MFGKSVPIIRLLGFEIKIDPSWIIVLFLMIWSLSLGVFPQYYQGLPSTTYWWMGIFGAIGLFVSIVIHELFHSLVARRFGLSIRGITLFMFGGVAEMTEEPANAKTEFYMALAGPVTSIALGMIFYSTYLILKRLGVSMGITGIFGYLGIINWALAGFNLIPAFPLDGGRILRSILWWRKKDLRWATRIASRMGEIFGFTLIFLGVFSIFRGSFVGGIWLFLIGMFLQNASQVSMQRLMISKALEGETVRRFMKPDPVTIPDTMTLKEAVEDYIYRYHYKMFPVVRNSKLVGCLTTRDIKVIPKEKWSTQTAGEVSKSCSIDNTIHPDTDATQALSLMNRTGNSRLMVVENDQLIGVITLKDLLQFFSLKMELEGDN from the coding sequence ATGTTCGGTAAATCGGTGCCGATAATCAGATTATTAGGATTTGAAATAAAAATTGATCCCAGTTGGATAATTGTCCTTTTTCTTATGATATGGTCGTTATCACTGGGAGTGTTTCCCCAATATTATCAAGGTTTACCTTCAACAACCTACTGGTGGATGGGGATATTCGGAGCAATCGGTTTATTCGTCTCGATTGTCATTCATGAGCTTTTTCATTCCTTGGTCGCCCGCCGTTTCGGATTGTCAATCCGGGGTATTACCCTGTTTATGTTTGGTGGTGTCGCCGAAATGACCGAGGAACCAGCCAATGCAAAAACCGAATTTTATATGGCATTAGCCGGTCCGGTAACCAGTATTGCTCTTGGTATGATTTTCTACAGTACCTATTTAATCCTAAAAAGACTTGGAGTATCAATGGGAATTACTGGTATTTTTGGATACTTGGGGATTATTAATTGGGCTCTAGCCGGATTTAACTTAATTCCTGCTTTTCCTTTGGATGGTGGTCGAATTCTGCGCTCCATACTTTGGTGGAGAAAAAAAGATTTGCGTTGGGCGACTCGAATAGCCTCACGAATGGGAGAAATATTCGGTTTTACTCTTATTTTCCTTGGTGTTTTTAGTATTTTCCGGGGTTCTTTTGTTGGAGGAATTTGGCTGTTCCTAATAGGAATGTTTCTTCAAAATGCTTCCCAGGTATCGATGCAAAGATTAATGATTTCCAAAGCTCTGGAGGGAGAGACTGTTCGTCGATTTATGAAACCTGATCCGGTTACCATACCTGATACCATGACTCTAAAAGAAGCCGTTGAGGATTATATTTATCGTTACCATTATAAAATGTTTCCGGTTGTACGAAATAGTAAATTAGTTGGGTGTTTAACCACCCGTGACATTAAAGTAATTCCTAAGGAAAAATGGAGCACTCAAACTGCTGGAGAAGTTTCCAAGTCTTGTTCAATAGATAACACCATCCATCCCGACACTGATGCCACTCAAGCGTTATCTTTAATGAACCGAACCGGAAATAGCCGTCTAATGGTCGTTGAAAATGATCAATTGATAGGAGTCATTACCCTTAAAGATCTCCTCCAATTTTTTTCTTTAAAAATGGAATTGGAAGGAGATAATTAA
- the yabJ gene encoding Enamine/imine deaminase, with amino-acid sequence MDSIQIIAAGPKNVPYSGALYAGDFIYVSGQVPLNESKQVVGEDIETQTTYTLEKIEALLAKAGANLNHVVKTTVFLTDMKNFSRMNEAYDKKFKEIYPCRSCIEVSQLPAPVQIEIEAVAYFPKK; translated from the coding sequence ATGGATAGTATTCAAATAATAGCTGCTGGACCTAAAAATGTTCCCTATTCCGGTGCATTGTACGCTGGAGATTTCATTTATGTATCGGGGCAAGTTCCTCTTAATGAATCAAAACAGGTTGTGGGAGAAGACATTGAAACTCAAACGACCTATACTCTCGAAAAAATTGAAGCCCTGCTGGCAAAAGCTGGAGCAAATTTAAATCATGTTGTGAAAACCACAGTTTTCTTGACTGATATGAAGAATTTTTCCAGAATGAATGAGGCCTACGATAAGAAATTCAAAGAAATCTATCCCTGCCGAAGTTGCATTGAAGTTAGTCAATTGCCAGCACCAGTTCAAATCGAGATCGAAGCGGTTGCTTATTTTCCAAAAAAATAA
- the norV_1 gene encoding Anaerobic nitric oxide reductase flavorubredoxin, whose protein sequence is MKKKIKNQVFWVGKVDWELRKFHGDEFSTHHGSTYNSYLIQEEKNVLIDTVWIPFAEEFVENLAQEIDLNKIDYIVANHGEVDHSGALPALMKHIPNAPIYCTANAVKSLKGQYHQDWNFHVVKTGDKISIGGGKELVFVEMPMLHWPDSMATYMTEDNILFSNDAFGQHFATDKLYNDLVDQCDLFKEAIKYYANILTPFSQILKKKLEEVLSLNLTIDIIATSHGVIWRDNPLQIVEKYSQWANDYQENQITIIYDTMWNGTKKLAEKIAEGIEIVDPDVEVKVFNLTKSDQNDLITEVFKSKKVVIGSPTINNTILHSIAGFIQLMKQMKFKGKKATSFGCYGWSGESTKILNEALANAGFEVIEEGFRNQWNPDDGRQIEAIEFGKKIAKA, encoded by the coding sequence ATGAAAAAGAAAATAAAAAACCAGGTTTTTTGGGTGGGAAAAGTTGATTGGGAACTGAGGAAATTCCATGGAGATGAATTTTCCACTCATCATGGTTCTACCTATAACTCCTACTTGATTCAGGAAGAAAAAAACGTTCTGATTGATACGGTATGGATTCCATTTGCCGAAGAATTTGTTGAAAATTTGGCACAAGAGATTGATTTAAATAAGATAGATTATATCGTGGCCAATCATGGAGAAGTGGACCACAGTGGTGCTCTTCCTGCCCTCATGAAACACATTCCTAATGCTCCTATTTATTGTACCGCGAATGCCGTGAAATCATTGAAGGGTCAATACCATCAAGATTGGAATTTTCACGTGGTAAAAACCGGTGATAAAATAAGTATTGGTGGAGGGAAAGAGTTAGTTTTCGTTGAAATGCCAATGCTCCATTGGCCGGATAGCATGGCAACCTATATGACGGAGGATAATATTTTATTTAGTAATGACGCCTTTGGTCAGCATTTTGCAACTGACAAATTATATAACGATTTGGTAGATCAATGTGATTTGTTTAAAGAAGCAATCAAATACTACGCCAATATATTGACACCATTTAGTCAAATTCTGAAAAAAAAGTTGGAAGAAGTTCTTTCTTTGAATTTAACCATTGATATCATTGCTACTAGTCATGGGGTTATCTGGAGAGACAATCCCCTGCAGATTGTCGAGAAGTATTCCCAATGGGCAAATGATTATCAAGAAAATCAGATAACGATTATTTATGATACTATGTGGAATGGCACAAAAAAGCTTGCTGAGAAAATTGCCGAAGGAATTGAAATAGTTGATCCGGATGTTGAAGTGAAAGTATTTAATCTAACTAAGAGCGATCAGAATGATTTGATTACCGAAGTATTTAAATCCAAGAAAGTTGTTATCGGGTCACCCACGATTAATAATACTATTCTCCATTCCATCGCCGGTTTTATTCAATTAATGAAACAGATGAAATTTAAAGGAAAAAAGGCCACATCTTTCGGCTGTTATGGGTGGAGCGGGGAATCAACCAAAATTTTAAATGAAGCTTTAGCAAATGCCGGTTTTGAGGTTATTGAAGAAGGCTTTAGAAACCAATGGAATCCTGATGATGGGCGACAGATCGAAGCCATAGAATTTGGGAAAAAGATTGCCAAGGCATAA
- the rbsC_13 gene encoding Ribose transport system permease protein RbsC, which translates to MVKISKEMIILFVIFAIVLVGIAILLGGSFYNSRNFVSMGFQIPEFGFLALAMSLAMLTGGIDLSIIGNMNLSGILAALILTNQSLLSTAGTTVTVVLAILVALLFGLICGALNGILIGYIRIPAMLATIGTMLFYTGVGMAITGGRGVVGFPEIFMLFGNSRFLGLPIPLLIMFIIFALVALALEHTVWGRSVYLVGNNYIAALFSGVRTTKTIILTYMIGGLMCGFSALILISRVNSARIGYGDTYLLQAILVSVMGGINPEGGSGKVLGVLLSILILQSLSSSFTLFAITPYARGLIYGLMLLIIMIVNYVYGEGSKRSLRKAKIKQ; encoded by the coding sequence ATGGTTAAAATATCCAAAGAAATGATCATCCTTTTTGTAATATTTGCGATTGTATTGGTTGGAATTGCAATTCTTTTGGGAGGAAGCTTCTATAACAGCCGTAATTTTGTATCGATGGGTTTTCAAATTCCTGAGTTCGGATTTTTAGCCTTAGCCATGTCCTTGGCAATGTTAACTGGTGGTATCGACTTATCCATTATTGGGAACATGAACCTTTCGGGAATATTAGCTGCCTTAATTCTTACCAACCAAAGCTTGCTTTCTACAGCCGGAACGACAGTGACGGTTGTATTGGCAATATTAGTAGCACTCTTATTTGGTTTAATTTGTGGTGCATTAAATGGAATTCTGATTGGATATATAAGAATACCTGCTATGTTGGCAACAATAGGTACCATGTTGTTTTATACTGGTGTTGGTATGGCAATTACCGGAGGACGAGGAGTGGTAGGCTTTCCAGAAATTTTTATGTTGTTTGGAAATTCTCGATTTTTAGGATTACCAATTCCTCTCCTTATTATGTTTATTATTTTTGCCTTGGTCGCCTTGGCTCTTGAACACACCGTATGGGGACGGAGTGTTTATTTGGTTGGAAATAACTATATAGCAGCGCTTTTTTCCGGTGTTCGAACCACTAAAACTATTATCCTGACTTACATGATTGGTGGGTTAATGTGTGGTTTTAGTGCCCTGATTCTTATTTCGAGAGTGAATTCAGCGCGGATTGGTTATGGTGATACCTATCTTCTTCAGGCTATTCTGGTTTCAGTAATGGGAGGAATTAATCCTGAGGGTGGTTCAGGGAAAGTGCTTGGAGTATTGCTGAGTATTTTAATCCTTCAATCTCTTTCCAGCTCTTTCACACTTTTTGCCATAACTCCCTATGCGAGGGGTTTAATCTATGGTTTGATGTTGTTGATCATCATGATTGTCAATTATGTATATGGAGAAGGATCCAAAAGATCGCTACGAAAAGCCAAAATAAAACAATAA
- the rbsC_14 gene encoding Ribose transport system permease protein RbsC: MKRQESVLFLILFAYCAFVSIVNPTFLALDNIFDIVKSSAGMMVLAMGVLVVLVSGGIDVSFTAMAIFSGYITIRIMIAFGIDSLFLAFLASAFIGLFLGFLNGIIVHKFRLRPLIVTLGTQNIFIGALSVLFGTKFIPVGQMPKSIVRFGTNSLLSIPLSSGGTANLTLFLVPVALVVLVTWFILNRTMLGKSVYALGSSPVAAQRAGLNIASIRYFVYSYMGVLAGIMGIIYAAEVRSLNPISLVGEELTIIAATVLGGAKLTGGRGTVLGTFFGVLIISVLNTTLILIGLSSSWNNFFVGIIILLSVGITAFRNKKESEKNLIFL, from the coding sequence ATGAAACGACAAGAATCAGTGTTGTTTCTCATTCTGTTCGCTTATTGCGCATTTGTTAGTATAGTTAATCCAACATTTTTAGCTCTGGATAATATTTTTGATATTGTTAAAAGTAGTGCCGGAATGATGGTATTGGCCATGGGAGTATTGGTGGTGTTAGTTTCAGGTGGGATTGATGTATCTTTCACGGCCATGGCAATATTTAGTGGTTACATTACCATCCGAATTATGATTGCGTTTGGTATCGATAGTTTATTTTTGGCTTTTTTAGCATCGGCTTTTATTGGTTTATTTTTGGGTTTTTTAAACGGTATCATCGTTCATAAATTTAGGTTGCGACCTCTCATCGTTACCTTAGGGACACAAAATATTTTTATTGGTGCTTTATCGGTATTATTTGGAACTAAGTTCATTCCGGTTGGACAGATGCCGAAATCTATCGTTCGATTCGGTACCAACTCTTTATTATCAATACCTTTATCGAGTGGAGGAACGGCGAATCTCACCTTATTCCTCGTTCCAGTTGCCCTGGTGGTATTGGTAACCTGGTTTATTTTAAACCGAACTATGTTGGGAAAAAGCGTCTATGCTCTGGGGAGCAGTCCGGTTGCCGCCCAACGAGCTGGATTGAATATCGCTTCCATTCGCTATTTTGTTTATTCTTATATGGGAGTTTTAGCAGGAATAATGGGGATTATCTATGCAGCTGAAGTTCGATCGCTGAATCCGATTTCCTTAGTTGGCGAAGAACTTACGATTATTGCTGCAACAGTTCTGGGCGGTGCGAAGTTAACTGGAGGAAGAGGTACTGTTTTAGGAACATTTTTTGGAGTGCTCATCATTTCAGTTTTAAATACCACCTTAATCCTTATTGGTCTTTCGTCTTCCTGGAATAATTTCTTTGTTGGAATCATCATTCTCCTCAGTGTTGGAATAACAGCTTTTCGGAATAAAAAAGAGAGCGAGAAGAACCTGATCTTTCTGTGA